The following coding sequences lie in one Natrarchaeobius halalkaliphilus genomic window:
- a CDS encoding right-handed parallel beta-helix repeat-containing protein, translated as MARDQSVLDSDESSNDAFLDRRSLLKWTGTAVGAVLATSGAATAQSARSEPEAADPDAMSERVLDVSDGDDISSHVSNSSNGELLVLPEGTYEWNSRIALSRRNWGIRGDGDVTIMLPENWGTNGRQEFFMNVTGDNVLIDNLTFDSDGRPGVGMRCIVDNVASIRNVHIANDGPRTWDVAHTRAFAVGAESSGGHMELDGITIHNNGNIAQYNGGHSRVGIWCSRSGRLTVRNSVLAGFPNNAIYTRMPGEMLVENCVFANNSPSSIRLGGDNEVVRNCTFYGDHDLDGSTSSYPGRGSTNASAIMADRRERASDGGLVEDCSFVYRDVTNATGAVRMFDNRYLSVENCQFMLDQSDVPGIGIQRSTSVDVSDCIFDTENDSGASALGGSAGNYGSVENISVSPGLSSGPASADRDDLEFDWDDAYDYPNPSFDGSGDDGQSGDDDEDENELPNTIVFDGEGGQDVSEYHFVVDGDIDHSEYHSEYGTGGEFVDDQTIEGWVRGGVDGFRFEGELIELEVDGDAAVRVNGIEVDPAEFDDDDEGEEGNDDSPSTLAFDGEGGQEITEYRFGATGEIQRSEELSEYGTGGEFVEDQTIEGWVRGGKDGFHLEGELTELDVDGDATVYVDGEAVDPDAVVGDGDEDENEDDDEPLLNSVVFDGEGGQDVSEYRVAVGGEIERSEYHSEYGTGGEFVDDQTIEGWVRGGKDGFRFSGELTELEVDDNASVAVNGVTVDPSQLSL; from the coding sequence ATGGCACGCGATCAATCGGTACTGGACAGCGATGAGAGCAGTAATGACGCGTTTCTCGATCGACGATCACTCCTGAAATGGACCGGCACCGCAGTCGGTGCGGTGCTCGCAACGAGTGGGGCCGCCACAGCACAGAGCGCCCGGTCTGAACCCGAGGCGGCCGACCCAGACGCGATGTCCGAACGCGTACTCGACGTCTCGGACGGCGATGACATCTCCTCGCACGTCTCGAACTCGAGCAACGGCGAACTCCTGGTTCTCCCCGAAGGAACCTACGAGTGGAACTCCCGAATTGCCCTCTCGCGGCGTAACTGGGGGATCCGTGGTGACGGCGACGTGACTATCATGCTCCCCGAGAACTGGGGAACGAACGGTCGCCAGGAGTTCTTCATGAACGTCACCGGCGACAACGTCCTGATCGACAATCTCACGTTCGACTCCGACGGGCGTCCGGGCGTCGGCATGCGGTGTATCGTCGACAACGTCGCGTCGATCCGAAACGTCCACATCGCCAACGACGGTCCGCGAACGTGGGACGTCGCACACACGCGTGCGTTCGCCGTCGGTGCCGAGTCCTCGGGCGGCCACATGGAACTGGACGGGATCACGATCCACAACAACGGCAACATCGCACAGTACAACGGCGGTCACAGCCGCGTCGGGATCTGGTGTTCACGATCCGGTCGACTCACGGTTCGAAACTCGGTTCTCGCCGGCTTTCCGAACAACGCGATCTACACCCGAATGCCCGGCGAGATGCTCGTCGAGAACTGCGTCTTCGCGAACAACAGCCCCTCGAGCATCCGCCTCGGCGGGGACAACGAGGTCGTCAGGAACTGTACGTTCTACGGCGACCACGACCTCGACGGCTCGACCTCGAGCTATCCCGGTCGCGGTTCGACGAACGCATCGGCCATCATGGCCGATCGACGCGAACGCGCCTCCGACGGCGGTCTCGTCGAGGACTGTTCGTTCGTCTACCGAGACGTCACGAACGCGACCGGTGCAGTTCGAATGTTCGACAACCGCTATCTGTCGGTCGAAAACTGTCAGTTCATGCTCGACCAGTCCGACGTCCCTGGTATCGGAATCCAGCGCAGTACGTCGGTCGACGTCTCCGACTGTATCTTCGACACCGAGAACGACTCCGGCGCGTCCGCCCTCGGCGGAAGCGCGGGGAACTACGGATCGGTCGAGAACATCTCCGTCAGTCCGGGGCTCTCGAGTGGCCCGGCGTCGGCCGACCGCGACGATCTCGAGTTCGACTGGGATGACGCGTACGACTATCCGAACCCGTCGTTCGACGGGTCGGGTGACGACGGACAATCAGGCGATGACGACGAAGACGAGAACGAACTGCCGAACACGATCGTCTTCGACGGCGAGGGCGGACAGGACGTTTCGGAGTACCACTTCGTCGTCGACGGCGACATCGACCACAGCGAGTACCACTCCGAGTACGGAACCGGGGGCGAGTTCGTCGACGACCAGACCATCGAGGGCTGGGTCCGCGGCGGCGTCGACGGCTTCCGCTTCGAGGGTGAGCTGATCGAACTCGAAGTCGACGGCGACGCGGCCGTTCGCGTCAACGGTATCGAGGTCGATCCCGCGGAGTTCGACGACGATGACGAGGGCGAAGAGGGAAATGACGACTCGCCGTCGACGCTCGCGTTCGACGGCGAGGGCGGTCAGGAAATCACGGAGTATCGATTCGGTGCAACCGGCGAGATCCAGCGCAGCGAGGAACTCTCGGAGTACGGAACCGGGGGCGAGTTCGTCGAGGATCAGACCATCGAAGGCTGGGTCCGCGGCGGGAAGGACGGCTTTCACCTCGAGGGCGAACTGACCGAACTCGACGTCGACGGCGATGCGACCGTTTACGTAGACGGGGAAGCCGTCGATCCGGACGCCGTCGTCGGGGATGGCGACGAAGACGAAAACGAGGACGACGACGAACCCTTGTTGAACTCGGTCGTCTTCGACGGCGAGGGCGGGCAGGACGTTTCGGAGTACCGCGTCGCCGTCGGCGGCGAGATCGAACGGAGCGAGTACCACTCCGAGTACGGGACCGGGGGCGAGTTCGTCGACGACCAGACCATCGAGGGCTGGGTCCGTGGCGGGAAGGACGGCTTCCGGTTCTCCGGAGAGCTAACCGAACTCGAGGTCGACGACAACGCGAGCGTCGCGGTCAACGGTGTCACCGTCGATCCGTCTCAGCTCTCGCTCTGA
- a CDS encoding WD40/YVTN/BNR-like repeat-containing protein has translation MKLQTIHDGRILATQGRSIHLEPDGTGDIGGREPKRGRLPAPSSAGIGYRLKTTRPARSAVTAITGRFPAVNVWSIDDATLLASADRWLFRSADGGRHWSVVETLPASSAPMGVLPSAVCTADGTTYVGEYPLDGRTTPRILASEDGDTWSTAAELEDVRHVHGVQADPYADELWVTTGDADSECTIGRLRDGGVEPVGGGDQSWRAVELAFTSDAVLWGVDSVYAEHKAIRKLPREHVDDPDPTPETVHRVSSSVYYAETITVDGEQWVCFSTAKEAGADSTGPETQTVHSDRTSVVAASSASGFTDWHELVSYDRRTALADRLNPRQLVPRANAYVFLAGDPDRGLFVNPYNTDRDDGRIRLIPMRAFAELS, from the coding sequence ATGAAACTACAGACGATTCACGACGGACGAATTCTGGCGACGCAGGGACGTTCGATCCACCTCGAGCCCGACGGAACCGGGGATATTGGAGGGAGAGAACCGAAACGCGGTCGACTGCCCGCCCCGTCGTCGGCCGGGATCGGGTATCGGCTCAAAACGACGCGTCCCGCTCGATCGGCGGTCACGGCGATCACGGGACGATTCCCGGCGGTCAACGTCTGGTCGATCGACGACGCGACGCTGCTCGCGAGTGCCGATCGATGGTTGTTTCGGTCGGCTGACGGCGGACGGCACTGGAGCGTCGTCGAAACGCTGCCCGCATCCTCGGCACCGATGGGCGTGCTTCCGAGCGCCGTCTGTACGGCTGATGGAACCACGTACGTGGGGGAGTATCCACTCGACGGCCGAACGACACCCCGGATCCTCGCATCCGAGGACGGGGACACGTGGTCGACGGCCGCCGAACTCGAGGACGTTCGCCACGTTCACGGAGTTCAGGCGGATCCCTACGCGGACGAGCTGTGGGTAACGACCGGCGACGCGGATTCCGAATGCACGATCGGTCGCCTCCGAGACGGAGGGGTCGAACCGGTCGGCGGCGGCGACCAGTCCTGGCGGGCGGTCGAACTGGCGTTCACGTCCGATGCGGTGCTCTGGGGAGTCGACAGCGTCTACGCAGAACACAAGGCTATCCGGAAACTTCCGCGAGAGCACGTCGACGATCCAGATCCGACTCCGGAGACCGTCCACAGGGTCTCGAGTTCCGTCTACTACGCCGAAACGATCACCGTGGACGGCGAGCAGTGGGTCTGCTTTTCGACCGCAAAGGAAGCGGGGGCGGACAGCACCGGCCCCGAAACACAGACGGTTCACTCGGACCGGACGTCGGTAGTCGCCGCCTCGTCCGCGTCCGGATTTACCGACTGGCACGAACTCGTCTCCTACGACAGACGGACCGCGCTGGCGGACCGGCTGAACCCGCGACAGCTCGTTCCGAGGGCCAACGCCTACGTCTTTCTCGCGGGCGATCCGGATCGAGGGTTGTTCGTCAACCCCTACAACACGGACCGAGACGACGGCCGGATTCGACTGATTCCGATGCGCGCGTTTGCCGAGTTATCCTGA
- a CDS encoding MFS transporter, which yields MSSQSVSADEPFRKLLLSFGFVALAGGVLVAHRTPATGYELSIYTMTSPWIWAGLGTALLVSLAVSFAPSGADGWESRSFALVLGGLAITAFAGLPIIRGYHFFGHHDALTHLGWAQGIADGTISPFDLLYPGIHTLSVLINSVTGIPLSSSMLLVVLLSTVAFVIFVPLSVGTVVPDQLAVTIAAFGAFLLLPVTTISTFMQPHAMTQTILLFALFVYVLLKYLVSDGASGGLAFVFAIVAAAAVVFHPQYVAHVLVVCLAICGLQLVVPRIPFVSRTRPVRRIAGHRRLYGHTLLLVAVFLLWSANHGFFSGFVDRALTSAIEYILTGSGEAGASISAQGGSLAAIGVSLTEIFVKLFFPHLVFAALTGLLVLAVVLTGRPRRYRDVSAVTIYLAAGLCGLGLLFVVYFVSVTNEMYFRVFGLIAVFTVILGSIALHAGILSLSERLSTRSVRTIAVGLFAVLLVLSLASVFASPYVYSQSHHVSSAQMGGYESAFDAADPDVEFAGFGGAPNRYADAIYAAETRTGAHATVTTDTFESGPAEYYGTDRYLVISEIDHQRETVAYQGLHYSESDFASLDADPNIDRVQSNGEVTTYRVRT from the coding sequence ATGTCATCACAGTCAGTCTCCGCCGACGAGCCGTTTCGTAAACTGTTGCTCTCGTTCGGCTTCGTCGCACTCGCCGGCGGTGTACTCGTCGCGCACCGGACTCCTGCGACCGGATACGAACTGTCGATCTACACGATGACGTCGCCGTGGATCTGGGCAGGTCTCGGGACGGCATTGCTCGTCTCGCTTGCCGTCTCGTTCGCACCGTCCGGAGCGGATGGCTGGGAGAGTCGATCGTTCGCGCTCGTTCTCGGCGGACTCGCGATCACCGCTTTCGCGGGATTACCGATCATCCGTGGCTACCACTTCTTCGGCCACCACGACGCGTTGACACACCTCGGCTGGGCACAGGGGATCGCAGACGGCACCATCTCCCCGTTCGATCTCCTCTATCCCGGCATTCACACGCTCTCCGTGCTCATCAACTCGGTCACCGGTATCCCGCTCTCGAGTTCGATGTTGCTCGTCGTGTTGCTCTCGACGGTCGCGTTCGTCATTTTCGTTCCCCTCAGCGTCGGGACGGTCGTCCCAGATCAGCTCGCCGTCACCATCGCCGCTTTCGGCGCGTTCTTGCTCTTGCCGGTGACGACGATCTCGACGTTCATGCAGCCCCACGCGATGACGCAGACGATCTTACTGTTCGCGCTGTTCGTCTACGTCCTCCTCAAGTACCTGGTAAGCGACGGCGCTTCGGGCGGACTGGCGTTCGTCTTCGCCATCGTCGCGGCGGCGGCGGTCGTCTTCCACCCGCAGTACGTTGCACACGTCCTCGTCGTCTGTCTGGCGATCTGTGGATTACAGCTGGTGGTTCCACGGATTCCGTTCGTCTCACGTACGAGGCCCGTTCGACGAATCGCGGGCCACCGTCGTCTCTACGGTCACACGCTACTTCTGGTCGCGGTGTTCTTGCTCTGGTCTGCGAACCACGGCTTCTTCTCGGGCTTCGTCGATCGTGCACTGACGTCCGCGATCGAGTACATTCTCACGGGATCGGGCGAAGCCGGAGCGTCGATCAGCGCCCAGGGTGGGTCGCTCGCGGCCATCGGCGTGAGCCTGACCGAGATCTTCGTCAAGCTCTTTTTCCCGCATCTCGTCTTCGCGGCGCTTACGGGTCTCCTCGTTCTCGCCGTCGTCCTGACCGGACGTCCGAGACGGTATCGGGACGTTTCGGCCGTCACGATCTACCTGGCTGCCGGCCTCTGTGGTCTGGGGCTATTGTTCGTCGTCTACTTCGTCAGCGTAACGAACGAGATGTACTTCAGGGTGTTCGGGCTGATAGCGGTGTTTACCGTCATCCTCGGGTCGATCGCGCTCCACGCGGGAATCCTCTCGCTGTCCGAGCGGCTCTCGACTCGTTCCGTCCGAACGATCGCCGTGGGTCTGTTCGCGGTTCTCCTCGTGTTGTCGCTCGCGTCCGTCTTCGCCTCTCCGTACGTCTACAGCCAATCTCACCACGTCTCGAGCGCGCAGATGGGAGGTTACGAGAGCGCCTTCGACGCGGCCGATCCCGACGTCGAGTTCGCCGGATTCGGCGGCGCGCCGAACCGGTACGCCGATGCGATTTACGCGGCAGAAACGCGAACCGGCGCGCACGCCACCGTCACAACCGACACGTTCGAGTCCGGACCCGCTGAGTACTACGGAACTGACCGCTACCTCGTGATATCCGAGATCGATCATCAGCGAGAGACCGTCGCCTACCAGGGCTTACACTACTCCGAGTCGGATTTCGCCTCGCTCGACGCCGATCCGAACATCGATCGCGTCCAGTCCAACGGCGAGGTCACCACCTACCGCGTTCGGACGTGA
- a CDS encoding DUF1616 domain-containing protein, translating into MKDRSTRTFQPFTTVRQGSKHLAARLPTDLAGVVGFVALAVVLLAVIDVGSILARAAIGFPLLFFVPGYVTVAALFPRGGPDHESGSPVSIDRCGVSPLERVALAFGLSVAILPLLGLVIAVAWGFSAGVVVATVAGYATVVAWIGAIRRLRVPTSERYRFSLVPTVETARARIFDTRSSFHAAVNVVLVASLIVALTTVGYALVAPQQGEQYTGLEILTENDAGELVTEHPDEVVASEPFELTIGVENREGQDAEYTVVVQEQWISDDTVIERNELQRIDFAVSDGDTAHGDRDVTPVAEGGDVRIAVLLYEGDDVPETPTTENAYRYGYFWTEIVDEIDASSDE; encoded by the coding sequence ATGAAAGACCGATCGACACGAACGTTCCAGCCGTTCACGACCGTCCGACAGGGAAGTAAACACCTCGCAGCCCGGCTTCCGACCGATCTGGCTGGCGTCGTCGGATTCGTCGCCCTCGCGGTTGTCCTGCTCGCCGTAATCGACGTCGGATCGATCCTCGCCAGAGCCGCGATCGGTTTTCCGCTCCTGTTTTTCGTGCCGGGATACGTGACCGTCGCCGCGTTGTTTCCGCGTGGCGGTCCCGACCACGAATCCGGCTCTCCGGTCTCGATCGATCGATGCGGTGTGAGCCCTCTCGAACGGGTCGCACTGGCTTTCGGTCTCAGCGTCGCAATCCTCCCGCTGCTCGGCCTGGTGATCGCCGTCGCGTGGGGGTTTTCGGCTGGCGTCGTCGTCGCAACCGTCGCGGGGTACGCGACCGTCGTTGCCTGGATCGGTGCCATCAGACGGCTCCGCGTCCCGACGAGCGAGCGCTACCGGTTCAGTCTCGTTCCGACCGTCGAGACGGCACGCGCCCGGATTTTCGACACGCGGTCGTCGTTTCACGCGGCCGTCAACGTCGTCCTGGTCGCCAGTCTGATCGTCGCACTGACGACCGTCGGCTACGCTCTGGTCGCGCCACAGCAGGGCGAACAGTACACCGGCCTCGAGATCCTCACCGAGAACGACGCTGGCGAACTGGTCACCGAACATCCGGACGAAGTCGTAGCGAGCGAGCCGTTCGAGCTGACGATCGGCGTCGAGAACCGGGAGGGACAGGACGCGGAGTACACCGTGGTCGTCCAGGAGCAGTGGATCAGTGACGATACCGTCATCGAACGAAACGAGTTACAGCGGATCGACTTTGCGGTGTCCGACGGCGACACTGCCCACGGCGACCGCGACGTTACGCCCGTTGCGGAGGGTGGTGACGTCCGAATCGCGGTGTTGCTCTACGAGGGAGACGACGTACCCGAGACGCCGACGACCGAGAACGCGTACCGTTACGGCTATTTCTGGACCGAAATCGTCGACGAGATCGACGCCTCGTCGGATGAATAA
- a CDS encoding GNAT family N-acetyltransferase: MSIDVRLATDDDRERWNEYVRRSPQGTLCHELEALRVQAEYADATLHPLIGFKGQEVVGLFPLFEVKKRFVTTVFSPPPHLRVPYLGPAFLNLEKLKQRKRERRRQRFMDGCFEWISSELNPKYGHVRTSTGFEDARPFIWDGYDATPEYTYAVDLSISEDELLMTFSSDARSNIRNTDEDRYEIGVGGPEEIRLIHEQVRNRYESQGIGFDVPLEFVLDLADRSENGHVRPYTLRVDGEFVGGILALEYRGTTSRWMGGVRTDADVDVPTNDLLDWAIMEDGLESGLETYDLVGADTRRINRYKAKFDPALRTYYSLEYGSLGMRTIASLYDSVK; this comes from the coding sequence GTGAGCATCGACGTCCGCCTCGCGACCGACGACGACCGCGAGCGCTGGAACGAGTACGTCAGGCGATCCCCGCAGGGGACGCTGTGTCACGAACTCGAGGCCCTTCGCGTGCAAGCGGAGTACGCGGACGCGACGCTTCACCCGTTGATCGGCTTCAAAGGACAGGAGGTCGTCGGGCTCTTTCCCCTCTTCGAGGTCAAAAAACGGTTCGTCACGACCGTGTTTTCGCCGCCGCCACATCTCCGCGTGCCGTATCTCGGTCCCGCGTTTCTGAACCTCGAGAAACTGAAACAGCGAAAGCGCGAGCGACGACGCCAGCGATTCATGGACGGCTGTTTCGAGTGGATCAGCTCGGAACTGAACCCGAAGTACGGGCACGTCCGAACGTCGACCGGCTTCGAGGACGCTCGGCCGTTCATCTGGGACGGGTACGACGCGACGCCGGAGTACACCTACGCCGTCGATCTGTCGATTTCGGAAGACGAACTTCTGATGACGTTCAGCAGCGACGCGCGTAGCAACATTCGAAACACGGACGAGGATCGCTACGAGATCGGCGTCGGCGGTCCAGAGGAAATTCGACTGATCCACGAACAGGTCAGAAATCGATACGAGTCACAGGGGATCGGCTTCGACGTTCCCCTCGAGTTCGTCCTCGATCTGGCCGATCGATCGGAAAACGGCCACGTTCGGCCCTACACGCTCCGCGTCGACGGCGAGTTCGTCGGCGGCATCCTGGCGCTCGAGTACCGCGGGACGACGAGCCGATGGATGGGCGGCGTTCGAACCGACGCCGACGTCGACGTTCCCACGAACGATCTCCTCGACTGGGCGATCATGGAAGACGGCCTCGAGTCGGGCCTCGAGACCTACGACCTCGTCGGTGCCGATACGCGTCGGATCAACCGGTACAAGGCGAAGTTCGATCCTGCGTTGCGAACGTACTACAGCCTCGAGTACGGCTCGTTGGGGATGCGAACGATCGCGTCGCTGTACGACAGCGTAAAATGA